In one window of Gossypium hirsutum isolate 1008001.06 chromosome A01, Gossypium_hirsutum_v2.1, whole genome shotgun sequence DNA:
- the LOC107916522 gene encoding nuclear transport factor 2B, translated as MIQIQPLDESSYKYTILDGLGWSLLLIPVSVPFSVDGSNSDKQNEKSMDPDAVAKAFVDHYYSTFDANRAGLANLYQERSMLTFEGQKIQGSQSIVAKLTSLPFQQCKHNITTVDCQPSGAGGVLVFVSGTLQLAGEQHALKFSQMFHLMPTPQGSFYVLNDIFRLNYA; from the exons ATGATTCAAATTCAGCCGCTAGATGAATCCTCCTATAAATACACAATTTTGGATGGGCTCGGCTGGTCTCTCCTATTAATTCCTGTGTCAGTGCCCTTCTCTGTTGACGGCTCAAACTCTGATAAACAAAACGAAAAATCGATGGATCCAGACGCTGTAGCCAAGGCTTTTGTCGATCACTACTACTCCACATTCGATGCGAACCGGGCCGGTTTAGCCAATCTCTACCAGGAACGTTCCATGTTGACCTTTGAAGGTCAAAAGATCCAAGGCTCTCAGAGCATTGTCGCTAAGCTAACCAGCCTTCCTTTCCAGCAGTGCAAGCACAATATTACCACCGTCGATTGCCAGCCATCTGGCGCTGGCGGCGTCCTCGTATTCGTCTCTGGAACACTACAACTTGCCGGCGAACAACATGCTCTCAAGTTTAGCCAG ATGTTTCATTTGATGCCAACACCACAAGGAAGCTTTTATGTGTTGAATGACATATTCAGGTTAAACTACGCGTGA